The Candidatus Auribacterota bacterium nucleotide sequence AGATACGATTATCAATCTTTGCCGCCGGTTGGCCTGCCGAGCGGAAGTGCCGCGTCAACGTTCGCGTGAGGCCTCGGGATCACGTGCACGGAAACGAGCTCGCCAACCTTCTCAGCGCCGCGCGCGCCGGCTTCGGTCGCTGCCCTGACCGATGCCACATCGCCGCGGACGATCGCCGTGACGTAGCCGCCGCCGATCTTCTCATAACTCACCAGCTCGACCTTCGCCGCCTTGACCATGGCGTCGGCTGCCTCCACCATTGCCGCAAAACCCCTCGTTTCAATCATGCCTAATGCTTCTGACATCGCTCCCCCCTTTCCCTTGTTACTGTCATTGATGACACGCCGTACCGCGAAGGACACTGAATTAAAACAAACCATACGCTCTCAGTGCCATCGGTGACGTTACTCGCTGCCCTTCCCCGCTGCTTCCTTGCCGGTGATCGCCTGGATTGCCTTCAGCGCCGCCTCGCTCCCGACCATGATGTCGCGTTCCTCGCCCCCGAGGTAGAGACGGCCGAACCGGCCGACCGGCCGCACCTCGATCAGCGTGACGTGCGACGATTTTTCCGCTTCGTTTGCCGCGATGGTCACGTAGGCTGCCGGATCGGTTTCCATGATGTAGAGCGTCTGCTCGCCCAGGAGCATTGACCCGTCGCGCCCCTTGTTGATGAGCTGGGCCTGATAGGGACTGATCCTGCGGATGATCTGGGTGGAAACCACCTTTGGTTTCAGGCGGTCTCCCTCGCTCAGACCGAGGGCGTCCAGAATCGCTCTGCCGGCGTTCAGGACCTGGCCCTTGTCCTCTGAGTGCACCTCGAGAACGCCATAGGCCCTCTCCACCACCTGGACCGCGGGGCGGCAGGAGGTTGCCTTGAGCGCTACATCCAGGGCCCGTATGATCTCCATGCCGGGCGCGACTTCCACGTAGAGTGATGCCATGCCCGCGACCGGCATGAATCCCTTCGCGGCTGACGCGACAAAGGACGCGAGCTGGGGCTGGAGACTGTCCAGAAAAACATACGATCTTAGCTGTACCATATAATCGTCCCCTTTCTTTTATGAACGAGCGAGTTCACACCACTGAGAGCACTGAATACGCAGAAAAAGCGCCGGAAA carries:
- a CDS encoding BMC domain-containing protein encodes the protein MSEALGMIETRGFAAMVEAADAMVKAAKVELVSYEKIGGGYVTAIVRGDVASVRAATEAGARGAEKVGELVSVHVIPRPHANVDAALPLGRPTGGKD